The following coding sequences are from one Lolium rigidum isolate FL_2022 chromosome 6, APGP_CSIRO_Lrig_0.1, whole genome shotgun sequence window:
- the LOC124660077 gene encoding probable choline kinase 1 yields MVAIENQSQVQRPAEPARIPKEARRLLHDLAAAWPNVADCRALEVVPLKGAMTNEVYQVRWLTGGGEALKEREVRKVLVRVYGDGVELFFDRQDELRTFECMSRHGQGPRLLGRFPNGRVEEFIHARTLSAHDLRDPEVSALVAVKLREFHNLDMPGPKHVLLWDRLKNWLKTAKNLCPTDQANELRLDSLENEINTLEKEFSGDYHHLIGFCHNDLQYGNIMIDEETNMLTIIDYEYASFNPVAYDIANHFCEMAADYHSEKPHILDYSKYPDVDEQRRFVKNYLSTSGEEAETEEVENLLQIVEKYTLASHLFWGLWGIISDHVNDIDFDYQEYARQRFEQYWQKKPAVLSL; encoded by the exons ATGGTGGCGATCGAGAACCAGAGCCAGGTGCAGAGGCCGGCGGAGCCGGCGAGGATCCCCAAGGAGGCGCGGCGGCTGCTGCACGACCTGGCGGCGGCGTGGCCCAACGTGGCGGACTGCCgggcgctggaggtggtgccgctCAAGGGCGCCATGACCAACGAGGTGTACCAGGTGCGCtggctcaccggcggcggcgaggcgctcAAGGAGAGGGAGGTGAGGAAGGTGCTGGTCCGGGTATACGGCGACGGCGTggagctcttcttcgaccgccAGGACGAGCTGCGCACCTTCGAGTGCATGTCCCGCCACGGCCAGGGCCCCCGCCTCCTCGGCCGCTTCCCCAACGGCCGCGTCGAGGAGTTCATCCACGCACGG ACATTGTCAGCTCACGACCTACGCGATCCTGAAGTTTCAGCTCTGGTCGCTGTAAAACTGAGGGAATTCCATAACCTTGATATGCCTGGTCCCAAGCATGTGCTCCTTTGGGACAGACTGAA GAACTGGCTCAAAACTGCCAAGAACCTCTGCCCAACTGACCAAGCCAACGAACTACGCTTGGATAGCCTGGAGAACGAGATCAACACACTGGAGAAAGAATTCTCAGGGGATTACCACCACTTGATTGGTTTCTGCCACAACGATCTTCAGTATGGCAACATCATGATAGATGAAGAGACCAACATGCTGACCATCATT GACTACGAGTATGCAAGCTTCAATCCAGTTGCGTATGATATCGCCAACCATTTCTGCGAAATGGCAGCAGACTACCATTCAGAAAAACCTCACATACTGGACTACAGTAAATATCCAG ATGTTGATGAGCAGAGACGTTTCGTGAAGAACTACCTGAGCACTTCTG GCGAGGAAGCTGAAACCGAAGAAGTGGAGAATCTGCTCCAGATTGTTGAGAAGTACACACTCGCCAGTCATCTTTTTTGGGGCCTCTGGGGAATAATATCG GATCATGTCAACGATATCGACTTCGATTACCAAGAGTACGCAAGGCAGAGATTCGAGCAGTACTGGCAGAAGAAGCCTGCCGTCCTATCTTTGTGA